A genomic segment from Candidatus Brocadia sinica JPN1 encodes:
- a CDS encoding TPR domain-containing glycosyltransferase, protein MIEHQFIQNNDRSLVKTSRNRPTLSACMIVKNEEKFLPQCLKSIKDAVDEMIIVDTGSTDKTVEIAQSFGARVYHHPWKNSFSEARNHSLNYATGDWILQIDADEALEQADIPLLHKLITTDSCNVIFVAIYSELPGGQAKHYFQRIFRRGKAHFEGIVHNQLIFEGKAFQSEIRLYHYGYNLSESEMQKKYKRTGDLLRQQLAENPNNIFVMANLIRNYRNEYDFEKVIELGEKGLNISIPQTDLVSKIQRQRISIDLAHALLNTNQVDKAEEVCKKALKENPDSFDVLLVLGEILLKKRAFSDALNYFKKYLVLKEKENREPSFKVLSADFYYYEHGAYNNIGECYRHLGLINEAEVAYKKAIELNNKEPLYYSNLTQLYISQNRLDEAENIADTAVRLGIANHLTYLLLGKVYATQKKHNSAINAFKHSIRIDGNNVTAYIYLINLSIQINQLTEAEETLRGIIPSCLDNLRLKCLSERIKYKKGDRKSANKFIQNILKSNVIDNDIYLDLGDLCIEMEQYTTAIELFERYLATSPSDATVVANIATCYARLGKLESAKFGFQAALQIDPGCTYARQNLVALNKLGS, encoded by the coding sequence ATGATAGAACATCAATTTATACAAAATAACGACAGATCCCTGGTTAAGACATCCAGAAACAGGCCTACACTCTCTGCATGTATGATCGTTAAAAATGAAGAGAAATTTTTACCTCAGTGTTTAAAAAGTATTAAAGATGCCGTGGATGAAATGATTATTGTCGACACAGGCTCGACAGATAAGACCGTTGAAATTGCACAATCTTTTGGTGCAAGAGTATACCATCATCCCTGGAAGAACAGCTTTAGTGAGGCGCGAAATCATTCCCTGAACTACGCAACCGGTGATTGGATTCTTCAAATCGATGCAGATGAGGCGCTTGAACAGGCCGACATTCCCCTTTTACACAAATTAATAACCACTGATTCATGCAATGTCATATTTGTCGCTATTTATAGTGAACTCCCCGGTGGTCAGGCAAAACACTACTTCCAAAGAATATTTCGCAGGGGAAAAGCCCATTTTGAGGGAATTGTACACAATCAGCTCATCTTCGAGGGTAAGGCGTTTCAATCAGAGATAAGGCTATATCACTATGGGTATAATTTATCCGAATCGGAAATGCAAAAGAAATATAAAAGGACGGGTGATTTATTACGACAACAACTCGCTGAGAATCCCAATAATATTTTTGTTATGGCAAATCTCATTCGAAACTACAGAAATGAATATGACTTTGAGAAGGTTATTGAATTAGGAGAAAAAGGACTAAATATATCCATACCACAAACAGACCTCGTTTCTAAAATTCAAAGGCAAAGAATATCCATCGACCTTGCACATGCCCTGTTAAATACAAATCAAGTGGACAAGGCTGAAGAAGTCTGTAAAAAAGCACTGAAAGAAAACCCGGATTCCTTTGACGTCCTCCTGGTACTTGGAGAAATATTGTTGAAAAAAAGAGCATTCAGCGATGCCCTAAATTATTTTAAGAAGTATCTTGTTTTGAAGGAAAAAGAAAACAGGGAGCCTTCTTTCAAAGTACTCTCTGCCGATTTTTACTATTATGAACACGGTGCATATAACAATATTGGTGAATGTTACAGACATCTGGGACTTATCAATGAAGCTGAAGTAGCTTATAAAAAGGCTATAGAACTCAATAATAAGGAACCACTATACTACTCAAACCTTACCCAACTCTATATTTCTCAAAATCGTTTAGACGAGGCCGAAAATATAGCTGATACTGCTGTAAGACTTGGTATCGCTAATCATTTGACATATCTTTTATTGGGAAAGGTATATGCCACACAAAAAAAACACAATAGTGCTATCAATGCTTTTAAACATTCGATTCGTATCGACGGTAACAACGTAACAGCATACATATATTTGATCAACTTATCAATCCAGATAAATCAGCTTACAGAGGCGGAAGAAACGCTAAGAGGAATAATTCCTTCTTGCCTGGATAACCTACGACTTAAATGCCTTTCGGAAAGAATCAAATATAAAAAGGGTGACCGGAAGAGCGCCAATAAATTTATTCAGAATATACTAAAGTCCAATGTCATAGATAACGATATCTATCTCGACCTTGGTGACCTTTGTATAGAAATGGAGCAATATACCACAGCCATCGAACTATTTGAAAGATACCTTGCTACCTCTCCGTCTGATGCGACCGTTGTTGCCAACATTGCCACCTGTTATGCCAGATTAGGTAAATTAGAATCTGCTAAATTCGGATTCCAGGCAGCGTTACAAATAGACCCCGGATGTACTTATGCCAGACAAAATCTTGTGGCTTTAAACAAATTAGGTTCTTAA
- a CDS encoding tetratricopeptide repeat-containing glycosyltransferase family 2 protein has protein sequence MQNIRIPKISACMIVKNEEELLPNCLQSIKNAVDEIIVVDTGSTDNTITIAKNFGAKVYNHLWNDSFSEARNHCLHYASGDWILQIDADEELEQADIPKLQHAIKNPEYNAIIIAIHSIIKDNVHKFYNTRVFRRGKGFYKDIIHEQIITEGVRLPTEIRLYHHGYNLDEKKMQIKWQRTTRLLKKQIEQNKFDSFSWFNLVRNYRTQDLFYDGINAGEKALAIITPDPCLKPTGTSVNLHHYAMIMYETANCYLHNEDFAKAKELCHTALSRLEELGITPENIDIIFTLACIYLKEGCYRKAINYFNRFLSLREWYLENMHTNPLMIDTLGYDYAAYHGMGYCYGNLGQWETAISHLQKAISYNPKYLTAYKNLVSCYSNVNNRVEATETLLRTVSEGIADDDVILKLGELYIQQEAYEKATPYLEEYLKKHPEDRSALLKLAQSYEQLGHLGAALVGYRSALGK, from the coding sequence ATGCAAAATATAAGGATACCTAAGATCTCAGCCTGCATGATCGTAAAAAATGAGGAGGAACTTCTCCCTAACTGTTTACAGAGTATTAAAAATGCCGTTGATGAAATAATTGTTGTTGATACGGGGTCAACCGATAATACTATAACTATTGCTAAAAATTTTGGGGCAAAGGTTTACAACCACCTATGGAATGACAGTTTCAGCGAGGCAAGAAACCATTGTTTACATTATGCCTCGGGAGATTGGATCCTTCAGATTGATGCAGATGAAGAGCTGGAGCAGGCTGATATCCCAAAACTACAACATGCTATAAAAAATCCAGAATATAATGCAATTATCATAGCCATCCACAGCATCATAAAAGATAACGTACACAAATTTTATAACACACGGGTCTTCAGACGTGGTAAAGGATTCTACAAAGATATTATTCACGAGCAAATCATTACGGAAGGCGTACGATTACCAACGGAAATAAGGCTTTATCATCACGGATATAATCTCGACGAAAAAAAGATGCAGATAAAGTGGCAAAGGACTACCCGTTTACTAAAAAAACAAATTGAACAAAACAAATTCGATAGTTTTTCATGGTTTAATCTGGTGCGCAATTATCGTACACAAGACTTGTTTTATGATGGCATCAATGCAGGAGAAAAGGCACTGGCGATAATTACTCCTGATCCCTGCTTAAAACCCACTGGAACAAGTGTTAATCTGCACCATTATGCAATGATTATGTATGAGACGGCAAATTGTTATCTCCACAATGAAGATTTTGCAAAAGCAAAGGAATTATGCCATACCGCTTTATCAAGATTAGAAGAATTGGGAATTACTCCGGAAAATATTGACATTATATTTACCCTCGCCTGCATATATTTAAAAGAGGGTTGTTACCGCAAAGCAATTAACTACTTTAATCGGTTCTTATCTTTACGAGAATGGTATCTTGAAAATATGCATACGAATCCTCTTATGATTGACACACTGGGATATGATTACGCAGCTTATCATGGAATGGGTTATTGCTATGGGAATTTAGGGCAATGGGAAACGGCCATATCGCATTTACAAAAAGCTATATCGTATAACCCTAAGTACCTTACTGCTTACAAGAACCTGGTATCCTGCTATTCCAATGTCAATAACCGTGTTGAAGCAACCGAGACTTTATTGAGAACCGTTTCTGAAGGTATTGCAGATGATGATGTGATATTAAAATTGGGAGAATTATATATACAACAAGAAGCCTATGAAAAAGCTACTCCCTATCTCGAAGAATATTTAAAGAAACATCCTGAAGATAGAAGTGCCTTACTAAAACTTGCACAATCGTATGAGCAGTTAGGTCATTTAGGGGCAGCTCTTGTTGGTTATAGATCGGCGTTAGGGAAATAA
- the wecB gene encoding non-hydrolyzing UDP-N-acetylglucosamine 2-epimerase — protein sequence MFKIMSVFGTRPEAIKLAPVIKELQKHADTLKSVVTVTAQHRQMLDSVLNVFAIKPDYDMNIMHENQGLSDITCKILKNIEAIYEKERPDLVLIQGDTTTVFAASLAAYYKQIPVGHVEAGLRSLNKYQPFPEEVNRCLTSVIAHLHFAPTDDAKSNLLNEGVSKDHICVTGNTVIDALLDVATQDFEFDNELLNNIKGKMILITAHRRESFGKPFINICNAILTLAQQYPDVTFVYPVHLNPNVRNVVYPMLGNLSNIILVEPLEYVPFVHLMKRAHIILTDSGGIQEEAPSLNKPVLILREVTERPEAVRAGSAKLVGVHTKTIITETIRLLEDRKEYDRMTHLLNPFGDGHAAQRIVNFIRHKLIDNKTPIITKTRISEKITTH from the coding sequence ATGTTCAAAATAATGAGTGTCTTTGGTACTCGTCCAGAGGCCATAAAACTTGCGCCAGTAATTAAAGAATTACAAAAACACGCAGACACACTGAAAAGTGTCGTTACCGTTACCGCTCAACATCGTCAAATGCTTGATAGCGTCCTGAATGTCTTCGCCATAAAACCTGATTACGATATGAACATCATGCATGAAAATCAAGGGCTATCCGACATAACATGCAAAATATTAAAAAACATAGAGGCGATTTATGAAAAAGAACGACCGGATTTAGTTTTAATACAAGGTGATACAACCACTGTATTTGCCGCCTCACTGGCTGCCTATTACAAGCAAATCCCCGTGGGACACGTCGAGGCAGGATTACGATCACTTAACAAATATCAACCTTTCCCGGAAGAGGTCAATCGATGTCTCACGAGTGTAATAGCGCATCTTCACTTTGCGCCGACTGATGATGCAAAAAGTAATTTATTAAATGAAGGAGTAAGTAAAGACCATATTTGTGTAACGGGCAATACCGTCATAGATGCCCTGCTAGATGTTGCAACACAGGATTTTGAGTTTGACAATGAACTGCTAAACAACATCAAAGGCAAAATGATACTAATTACAGCACACAGACGGGAAAGCTTTGGAAAACCGTTCATCAATATATGCAATGCCATCCTAACATTAGCCCAACAATACCCGGATGTTACTTTTGTATATCCGGTACATCTCAATCCAAATGTTAGGAACGTTGTATATCCCATGCTCGGTAATTTATCGAACATCATACTTGTCGAGCCGTTGGAATACGTGCCTTTTGTTCACTTGATGAAACGCGCCCATATTATTTTAACTGATTCCGGTGGTATTCAGGAAGAGGCCCCTTCTTTAAATAAACCTGTCCTGATACTTCGTGAAGTAACAGAACGCCCGGAGGCTGTAAGAGCTGGAAGTGCCAAACTGGTAGGTGTACATACCAAAACTATCATTACAGAAACAATTCGTTTGCTCGAAGACAGGAAAGAATACGATCGAATGACGCATCTTTTAAATCCTTTCGGCGATGGACATGCAGCCCAACGTATTGTCAACTTCATCAGACATAAACTAATTGATAACAAAACACCAATAATTACCAAAACCCGTATTTCTGAAAAAATAACAACTCACTGA
- a CDS encoding CgeB family protein — protein MVFHISFEEQIDTIKTYLAKIGKISTCKPRPRIFIAVHHVNWEKHGLVDGWAEIADVIHYDWGNSFNQYAHDWHQRGKPDFNKELIRQVKLAHREKPIDLFFSYLSGRWVYPKTIRAIGKMNLITVNISLDDKIKFWGYQEPSGLSGNAEIAPEFDLCITCQSEEDIHKYVKVGARALFLPPGGNTHSFSPLPVPRDIPVSFVGQCYGIRPHIIEWLKSCGISVQTFGKGWPSAELSHQEMNAIYSRSLINLGFGLIGNSPHLTGLKGRDFEVPLMGGLYLTTYNQDLENCFILGEEVDCYRNKLELISKLQYYVLHPDIALKIGAAGRTRCLFDHTWTNRFKTILSVVGLSEFRTEDHTQHILCSK, from the coding sequence ATGGTATTTCACATTTCTTTCGAAGAACAGATCGACACGATCAAAACATATCTTGCAAAGATTGGCAAAATATCTACTTGCAAACCTAGACCTCGTATCTTCATAGCCGTACATCACGTTAATTGGGAAAAACACGGACTGGTAGATGGATGGGCTGAGATTGCTGATGTTATTCATTATGATTGGGGAAATTCCTTCAATCAATATGCCCACGACTGGCACCAGAGGGGTAAGCCCGATTTTAACAAGGAATTAATACGGCAAGTTAAATTAGCGCATCGTGAAAAGCCGATCGATCTCTTCTTTTCTTACCTTTCGGGAAGATGGGTTTATCCGAAAACTATTCGAGCTATCGGTAAAATGAACCTGATAACAGTCAATATTAGCCTCGATGACAAGATAAAATTCTGGGGATACCAAGAGCCAAGCGGTCTTTCTGGTAATGCTGAAATTGCGCCTGAGTTTGACCTCTGCATCACCTGCCAATCAGAGGAAGATATTCATAAATATGTCAAAGTTGGCGCCCGAGCCTTATTTCTCCCACCGGGCGGAAATACTCACTCCTTTTCTCCCCTGCCAGTGCCAAGAGATATTCCTGTTTCTTTTGTTGGCCAATGTTACGGAATACGACCACATATCATTGAATGGTTAAAAAGTTGTGGGATTTCAGTTCAAACATTTGGCAAAGGCTGGCCTTCAGCAGAGCTATCACACCAAGAGATGAACGCAATCTATTCTCGTTCACTAATAAACCTGGGGTTTGGCCTTATTGGGAATTCTCCTCATCTAACAGGATTAAAAGGAAGAGATTTTGAGGTTCCCCTGATGGGAGGCCTCTATTTGACAACCTACAATCAAGATCTGGAAAACTGTTTTATCCTCGGAGAAGAGGTTGATTGTTACCGGAATAAATTGGAATTGATTTCAAAATTACAATATTACGTTTTACACCCGGATATCGCTCTTAAAATTGGAGCAGCAGGAAGAACCAGATGTTTGTTTGATCACACCTGGACTAATAGATTTAAAACCATTCTCTCCGTTGTAGGTCTTTCAGAATTTCGTACAGAGGATCACACACAGCATATACTATGTTCAAAATAA
- a CDS encoding CgeB family protein: MTTVHLVGAQKTNYPWGFENHLILALEKMNCTVISTDFRQERQNLHTLLQQQTDLILVCKGEFIPPELIKSLPYPTALWYCEQIGSENAVDYAALLRRKELEYNATAFDYVFSHDKNNIPVYKSIGCKNVHWLPCTAVNTKIHKKLDMQKKYDITFIGNQTPRRKSILIALEKYFNVFIPNTWDNKELNEIFNESKIVLNIHLSDLLNIETRVGEVLGSGSFLLTEELSCQDLFIDGEHLVQWRQGDVEDLTKKIQYYLIHEDERERIAETGHDFAVEHHSFEKRLHQLLATVNFNKNKPGAK, encoded by the coding sequence ATGACAACTGTACATCTCGTCGGTGCTCAAAAAACAAATTACCCATGGGGTTTTGAAAATCATCTGATTTTGGCATTGGAGAAAATGAATTGCACGGTCATCAGCACAGACTTTCGGCAAGAGCGGCAAAATCTTCATACACTCTTACAGCAGCAAACTGACCTGATTCTCGTTTGTAAAGGTGAATTCATTCCACCAGAATTAATCAAGTCACTCCCCTATCCAACTGCCTTATGGTATTGTGAGCAGATTGGTAGCGAGAATGCAGTAGACTATGCAGCGCTTCTCAGAAGAAAAGAACTAGAATATAATGCAACTGCTTTTGATTATGTCTTTTCTCATGATAAAAACAACATACCAGTTTATAAAAGCATCGGTTGCAAAAATGTCCACTGGCTACCTTGCACTGCTGTAAATACAAAGATTCATAAAAAGCTTGATATGCAAAAAAAATATGACATTACCTTTATTGGTAACCAAACCCCTCGGCGTAAGAGCATTCTTATTGCTCTAGAAAAGTATTTCAACGTTTTCATCCCTAATACATGGGATAACAAAGAATTAAATGAGATATTTAATGAATCAAAGATCGTTTTAAACATACATCTCTCTGATTTACTTAACATAGAGACGCGCGTAGGCGAGGTACTTGGATCTGGTTCGTTCCTCCTTACCGAAGAACTTTCCTGCCAGGACCTTTTTATAGATGGAGAACACTTAGTACAATGGCGTCAAGGTGACGTTGAAGATCTTACAAAAAAAATCCAATATTATCTCATCCATGAGGATGAAAGGGAAAGAATTGCAGAAACAGGGCATGATTTTGCTGTTGAACACCATAGTTTTGAGAAAAGGTTGCACCAACTATTGGCAACTGTAAATTTTAACAAGAATAAACCTGGCGCAAAGTAA
- a CDS encoding glycosyltransferase, translating to MLQTDGIWAVPNLTIFNDYSIPHEVIGKWIDDNAIDAVIFNEEYDWSLVDFCKKKGTKVITYLDYYKDDWKPYMYLYDTVLCSTKRTFNLVKDFCNAYYVGWGIDTELFKPLNNDEEKYTFFHNAGWLGINYRKMTPAVILAFDAISRHNPDVTLFIHAQAEPEKLPPQIVNIVHNNTRITYHVETVPAPGLYHKGSILVFPSKLEGLGLPLLEGMACGLPAIATDAPPMNEFVQDDYNGLLVKVAQRLTRQDNIAFPEEIVDMNDLVFKMDYLIKNPELVYKMQNNARNSVNNYNTFSKKVYEVINNVQ from the coding sequence ATGTTGCAAACCGATGGCATATGGGCAGTCCCTAATTTAACGATATTTAACGATTATAGTATCCCGCATGAAGTAATTGGAAAGTGGATAGATGACAACGCAATTGATGCGGTGATATTCAATGAAGAATATGACTGGAGTCTCGTTGATTTTTGCAAGAAAAAAGGTACTAAAGTCATTACTTATCTTGATTATTACAAGGATGATTGGAAACCCTATATGTACTTGTACGATACCGTGCTTTGCTCCACGAAAAGGACATTTAATTTAGTTAAAGATTTCTGCAATGCCTATTACGTCGGATGGGGAATCGATACAGAACTTTTTAAACCTCTAAATAATGATGAGGAAAAATATACCTTTTTCCACAATGCCGGATGGTTGGGTATTAACTACCGGAAGATGACCCCTGCCGTCATCCTTGCCTTTGATGCGATTTCCCGACATAATCCCGACGTTACACTGTTCATCCATGCCCAGGCTGAACCAGAAAAACTTCCACCACAAATCGTAAATATAGTGCATAACAATACCAGAATCACATACCATGTTGAAACCGTACCTGCACCTGGTCTCTACCATAAGGGCAGTATACTGGTTTTTCCAAGCAAACTGGAAGGCTTAGGATTACCCCTTCTGGAAGGCATGGCTTGTGGTTTACCGGCCATCGCCACAGATGCACCGCCTATGAATGAATTCGTGCAGGATGATTATAATGGTCTTCTGGTTAAAGTTGCTCAAAGACTCACCAGACAAGACAACATCGCCTTTCCTGAAGAAATCGTTGATATGAATGACCTGGTTTTTAAAATGGATTACCTTATTAAGAATCCTGAGTTAGTTTATAAAATGCAAAATAATGCAAGGAACAGTGTCAATAACTACAATACCTTTAGTAAAAAAGTATATGAAGTAATAAACAATGTTCAATAA
- a CDS encoding tetratricopeptide repeat protein, whose product MPAPSAQKYFNEAQTSQESGLMEKAVESYKKAIETDPYFISAYYALALLYHQIKQFDNAITNLKKVIELDPNDASAFNNLGVICFANDMFNEAKTYFEKALLIETNYKEARDNLKKIQQKLQQKIQVQPFIEQSINTIRKNKKT is encoded by the coding sequence ATGCCGGCACCATCGGCTCAAAAATATTTTAACGAAGCACAGACATCCCAGGAAAGTGGCCTTATGGAGAAGGCTGTTGAATCTTATAAAAAAGCCATAGAAACCGACCCTTATTTCATTAGTGCATATTATGCACTTGCTCTACTTTATCACCAAATCAAACAGTTCGATAATGCTATAACCAATCTAAAAAAAGTGATAGAACTAGACCCAAATGATGCATCAGCATTTAACAATTTAGGTGTTATATGCTTTGCTAATGACATGTTCAATGAGGCAAAGACATATTTTGAAAAGGCATTATTAATTGAAACAAATTATAAAGAAGCTCGCGATAACCTGAAAAAAATTCAGCAAAAATTACAACAAAAGATACAAGTACAACCCTTCATTGAACAATCTATTAATACTATTCGTAAAAACAAAAAAACTTAA